GTACGCGACCATCGACGACGTCCCCATCGTCGCGAACTTCCGCCTCTCCGGCGCGCTGGGGCTGGCAGGCCCCCGCGGGACCGTCGACGACGTCGCCCGCGGCCTCGTCACCCAGGCCATCGGCCTGCATTCCCCGGCGGAGCTCGTGCTGACGTCCCTCACCTCGGTGGGCTCGAAGGCGCGCTGGGGCTGGCTGCAGTGGCTGCCGCACGCCGGTTCGGTCCACAGCCCGCTCGCGGGCGACCACCTCGCCGCCGGTCCCGCCGCCGGCGCCGCCCTGCTGTCCCAGCTCGAGGACCTCATCGCGGCCCGCTCGGGCCGCCGGTCCGGTGCCGCCCTGCGCGGCAGGCTCGAACTCAAGGACGTCGAACTGCCGGCACCCCTGGTGCCGAGCGTGCTGGTGGTGGTCGAGGACGACGCCCCGGTGGACCGCGCCCGCCTCACGCGCGTCGCCGAACTGGGCGCCGACGTCGGCGTCCACCTCCTCTGGATCGCCACGTCCGTGCCGGCCCTGCCGGCCGCGTGCCGCGACTTCCTCGCCGTGGACGGCGACGCCGCCAACGTCTCCGGGCAGGTCCGCCTCGGCCGGCTCTCCACACCGGTGAGTTGCGAGAGCGTGGACGAGGCGCTCGCCGGGCAGCTCGCCCGCATGCTCACACCCGTGATCGACGTCGGCACCCCCGTGGACGACGACTCCGACCTGCCGCGGGCGGTGTCCTACGTGACGCTCGCCGGCCACGACCTCATGGAGGCCACCGCGGCCGTCGCCGACCGCTGGACGGAGAACAACTCCGTGGCCGCGTCGGCGGTCCCGAACCGGAAGCACCAGGGCTCACTCCGCGCGCTCGTGGGGTCCAAGGGCGTGGAGCCCATGTACCTGGACCTGAAGACCGAGGGCCCGCACGCCCTCGTGGGCGGGACCACGGGCGCCGGCAAGTCCGAGTTCCTGCAGTCGTGGGTCCTCGGGATGGCCGCCGCGTACAGTCCCGACCGCCTCACCTTCCTCTTCGTGGACTACAAGGGCGGCGCGGCCTTCGCGGAGTGCGTCCAGCTCCCGCACACCGTCGGGCTGGTCACCGACCTCTCGCCGCACCTCGTGCGGCGGGCGCTCACCTCGCTGCGCGCCGAACTGCACTACCGGGAGCACCTGTTCAACCGCAAGAAGGCCAAGGACCTGCTGGCGATGGAACGCGAGGCGGACCCGGAGACACCGCCGTCGCTCATCATCGTCGTCGACGAGTTCGCGGCCCTCGCCCGTGAGGTGCCCGAGTTCGTGGACGGCGTCGTGGACGTCGCGGCCCGCGGGCGGTCCCTCGGCCTGCACCTGATCCTCGCCACCCAGCGGCCGGCCGGCGTCATCAAGGACAACCTGCGCGCCAACACGAACATGCGCATCGCCCTCCGCATGGCGGACACGGACGACTCCGAGGACATCCTCGGCGATCCCATGGCCGCCTACTTCAGCCCCACCATCCCCGGCCGCGGCGCCGCCAAGACCGGACCCGGCCGCATCCAGGGGTTCCAGACCGGGTACGCGGGCGGCTGGACCACGCGCGCCCCCGCCCGCCCCCGCATCGACATCGTCGAGATGGACTTCGGCTCGGGTCCCGCCTGGGAACGCGAGGGCGTCGAGGAGGTCGAGGAGGTCGGCGGGCCCAACGACATCTCCCGCATCGTGGCGAACGTGTCGCAGGCCGCGATCGAACTGGGGATCAAGCCTCCCCGGAAGCCGTGGCTCGCGGAACTCGCGGCGGCCTACGACTTCTCGAAGCTGCCGAACCCCCGCACCGACGAGCGGATGCTCCTCGGCGTCGCCGACGATCCCGCGCACCAGGCCCAGCCCACGGTGTTCTACGCACCGGACACCGACGGGAACATGGCGTTCCTCGGCGCCGGCGGATCCGGCAAGTCCGCGGCCCTGCGGACCCTCGCGATCGGTGCGGCCGTGACCGTGCGCGGCGGCCCCATGCAGGTGTACGGCATCGACTGCGCCTCCAACGGCCTGCAGATGCTGGACCAGCTGCCGCACGTCGGGGCCATCCTCGACGGCGAGGACTCCGAGCGGATCGGGCGCCTGCTGCGGTACCTGCGCGGCATCATCGACGAACGCGCCGACCGCTTCGCCGAGGTGCGCGCCGGCACCATCACCGAGTACCGGAAGCTCGCGGGCAAGCCCGACGAGCCGCGCATCCTGCTCCTCGTCGACGGGCTGTCCACCTTCCGCGAGAACTACGAGTTCAAGGGTTCGGCGCGCCATTTCGAACTGTTCCAGCAGATCGCCACCGACGGGCGACCCATGGGCGTCCACGTGGTGGTGACGGGCGAGCGGACCAACGCGCTGCCGCCGTCGCTCGCGGCCTCGATCCAGCGGCGGATCGTCCTGCGTCTCGCCGGCAAGGACGACTACGCCATGCTCGGCGTGCCCAAGGACGTCCTGTCCGCCACCTCGCCGCCGGGCCGCGGCCTCAGCGACGGCCAGGAGATCCAGCTGGCCATCTTCGGCGGCAACGCCAACCTGGCGCTGCAGGCCCGCGAGGTGGAGAAGCTCCGCGACGCGATGCTGCGCCAGGGCGTCCCGCAGGCACCGGGGGTGCTGAGCCTTCCCGAGACCATGGACCTCGACGTGCTGCCCATGGGCGCGCCCGGCAGCCCGGTCATCGGCGTGGACGACTTCAACCTGGAGCCTGCGGCCATCGCGGCACGCGGCGGATTCATGGTCAGCGGGCCTCCCGGCGCCGGGCGCACGGTGGCCCTCGTGACCCTGGCCGCGGCCCTCCAGCGGTCCTCGCCGCAGACCCGCCGCATCTACTTCGGGTCCCGGAAGTCCTCGATCGCGTCCCTGCCCGTCTGGGACGAGGCGTACGCCACCCCTGCCGCCGTCCAGCCCGAACTGGCACGCCTGATGGCGCTGACCACGGAGTCGGACGACGCCGTCGCCTTCTTCATCGAGGGCGTCACCGAGTTCACCGACTCACCCGCCGAGATGGAACTCTCGACCCTCGTGAAGGCGGCCATCAAGGCCAACCAGTGGGTCGTGGGGGAGGCGGAGACCTCCACGTGGTCGAGCGCCTGGAACCTCGCCGGGCCGTTCAAGTCCGGGCGGCGCGGGCTCCTGCTCAACCCCGGCGAGATCGACGGCGACACCCTGCTGAGCACCTCGGTGGGCCGGACGGCCGGGAACAGGTTCATCCCGGGCCGCGGCTACCTCATCGGCCGGGGCAAGGCGTATAAGGTTCAAGTTGCAACCACGATGGGCGGCGCGTCCTAGGTCTCTTTCAGCGCCGGCACGGCCCTCTGGTGGCGCCTGACCCCGTATGGGGAGAGCTCCCCATCGACCGTCCGCGGGGGCTCGCATAGGTTGTTGGTAGTTGCCCGGCCGGACAGACCGGCAGGGCGGCCGGTACCGGGAGAACCGGGCCGGCACACTCGAAAGGTGGGGACAATGAGCAACATCACGCACGGTAACAACCCTCAGGAGATGCAGGAACTCGCGACGCTCCTGACGCAGAAGTCCGAAGAGATCAACCAGATGGTCAGCCAGCTCACCACCAAGCTCGCCTCCACCGGCTGGGAAGGCCCCGACGCAGGCCGCTTCCGCAGCGACTGGGAGGGCCACCGCGCCAAGCTCACGGGCATCGCCTCCGAGCTCGGCACCGTGAGCCAGACCGTCCAGAAGAACAAGCAGGACCAGGAGACCGCCTCGGCGTAGGTCCCTCCGGTCCCGTCCACCGGCCCGCAGCCTCGGCTGCGGGCCGGTGGCGTTCCACGCGGGACACCCGAACCTCAGACGAAAGGCGGAGCCTCCAGTGGCAGACGCAGCACCTGATCCCATCGTGGCAAGCCTCCGCAGGGCGCTCGAGGCGAACCCGGACGACGTCGTCCTGAGGCTGCACCTCGCGCAGACGCTCCTCACCGGGGGCGACGCCGCCGGCGCGATCGCCGAGGCGAGCGTGGCGCTGCAGGCGGATCCGGGGAACCGGCAGGCGCTCGCAGTGCTCGCGGCGGCAGCGACCGCACTGAGTACGCCCGCCGGACCCGCAGCACCCGCCACGCCCGCGGCACCCGCCGGACCCGCTGCTCCTGCCGGGCCCGCTGCTCCTGCCGGGCCCGCTGCACCGGGGGCGTCCAGCGGCTTCGACTGGGAGCAGGCCGAGCACGAGGTGGGCAGCGCCGTGCCACCACCCTTCGTGGAGCGTGTCCCGCTCGGCCCGACGGCCACGGACGACGCCGACGGGGCGCCCGTCGAGGTCGCCCGCGACGCGGTGACGCTGTCCGACGTCGGCGGCCTCGACGACGTGAAGCGCCGGCTCGAGGAGTCCTTCCTGGCCCCGATGCGCAACGCCGACGTCGCGCGGGCCTTCGGCAAGTCGCTGCGCGGCGGGCTGCTGCTGTACGGGCCGCCGGGCTGCGGCAAGACGTTCCTCGCACGGGCCGTCGCCGGCGAACTGGGCGCGACGTTCATGTCGGTGTCCATGACCGACATCATCGGGGCCTACATGGGCGAGACCCAGCAGAACCTGAAGCGCGTCTTCGACACGGCCCGCGCCCAGGCGCCCACGGTCCTCTTCATCGACGAGATCGATTCCATCGGCATGCGGCGCGGCTCCATGGCGGGCGGCGGTGCGGGCTGGCTGCGGCAGATGGTCAACGAGCTGCTGATGCAGCTCGATTCCATGAGCGGCGACAATGACGGCCTGTACGTGCTGGCGGCGACCAACAACCCCTGGGACCTCGACGAGGCACTCCTGCGGCCCGGCCGGCTGGACCGCTCCATCCTCGTGAGCCCTCCGGACACCGGCGCGCGCGCCTCCATCCTGCGCCATCACCTCAGGGACCGGCCCATCGCCGGCATCGACGTCGAGCACCTCGCCGCGGTGACCGACGGGTTCTCGGGGGCCGACCTCGAACACGTGGCCGTCACCGCCGCGGAGAAGGCCATGATGCAGTCCATCGCGCAGGGCGCGATCAGCCCCATCACGATGGAGCACCTCGGCGCCGCCCTGCGCGAGATCAGGCCGAGCACCGCCGCATGGCTCGAATCGGCCCGCAACGTGGTGCGGTTCTCCAACGCGAACGGCCGCTACGACGACCTCGCGGCCCTGCTCGACGGGAAGAAGCGCCGGTGAGCGAGGTCGTCGACCTCGACGTCCTGGCCAACCGCTTCGAGATCCTGGCGGCCCAGCAGCGCGGCGGCGACGCGGTCGACCTGCTGGAGGGGCAGGCGGCGTACCACGGGGACGAACCCCTCTACTGGGCGCTCCTCGGACGGGCGTTCGCGATGGACCAGCGGTTCGTCGACGCCGAACACGCCGGGCGCCGGGCCGTGGAGCTCGAGCCGAACGCGGCCGGCACGCAGATCACCCTGCTGCTCGCGCTCCTCGGACAGCGCCGGAGCGACGAGGCCGTGGCTCTCGCCTGGTCCGTCGTCGAACAGCACGCCGAGGAGCCCGACGCCCACTACTGGCTGAGCCAGGCACTCCTCGCGCGCCGGCGCGACCACCAGGACCTCGTCGTCGCCCACCAGGCCGCCCGCCACGCGCTCTCCCTGAAAGCCGACGCCGGGGCCTTCACGCAGGCGGCGCAGACCGCGTCGCTGCTCGACGACGACGGCGAGGCCCGGGCGCTGCTGGCCGCCGGCCTCGCCCAGTTCCCCCAGGACCGCGAGCTCCTCCTGCTCAGCGGGCGGATCAAGGGCGGGGAAAGGGTCGTGGGATCACGCGAGGAGCTCGTCGGCGGGATCCTCAGGATGAGCCCCCTGGATGCCTCCGCGGAGGCGGACCTCGCCTCGAGCCCGCTGCGCTGGGTCCGCGGGCGCCTCTTCCTCCTCTGGTACCACGTCCTGGCGTTCGCGCTCCTGGCGGTCGTCCTGCTGCCGGTGCCCGTGCTGGTCGCCGTCGCCCTGGTGGGGGCCGGGGTCCATGCCGCCCTGATCGTCAGGAGCTACCGGACGCTGGACGCGGTGCTCCCCGGCGGGTACCTGCGGGAGCAGCTGACGGACCCGGAGCGCGGCAGGAACGGTGCCGCGGCCGGCCTGGCGGCCGCGGTCCTGGTCCTCGCCGGCACCGTCCTCGCCGCCCTCCACCCGGAGCCCGGCCCCGGCGTCGGTGACGGCATCCTCGTCCTGGCCGCCGTCGTCCTCGCCGCTGGGCTCCTGGCGGTGGAGCGGGCGCTGGCACGCCTCTCCGTGGCGGGCCGGTCCGAGGAGCGCCGGCGGCAGGACTACCACCTCATCCGCTTCGGGGACAACGCGTCCTCCTACCGGCGCTACTGGCTGGCCGCCCTCGCCGGGATCGTCGCGGTGATGATCACGGCCAACACCGGGGGTGACGCGACGGCCGGAGCCGGGATGCTCACCGTCGGGATCCTGTGGACCGTCAAGACCCTGGACCTGCTGGTCCATTCGCGGGCGGTGGCCGGCGGCGAGAACCCGTGGGTGACGGGCGCCGCGCTCAGCCGGGCCGGGCGGGGCCGGCAGGCCGTCCGGGGCAGGCTCCTCGGCGCCCGGTTCCTGCTGGTCATGCTCTTCGTGTGCTTCTTCACCTGCTCCCTCGGGTTCGGCATCCTCATCGGCGGGTTCATCGAGGGCGCCTAGCACCGGTGGCCCGTGTCAGGGGCGTAGGGCAAGATAAGGAAAGTGACCACAGGAACCGAAGACGCAGCCCAGACCGCCGGATCCGGCGACCGTCAGCCGCCGGGGGACGAGCTCCGGGCGGAGTACGCGCAGCTCGCCGAGGAGGTCCGTGCACACCGCACCGCCTACTACCAGGACGCCGCCCCCACCATCTCCGACGCCGAGTTCGACACCCTCTTCCGGCGGCTCGAGGAACTGGAGGCGCTCCACCCCGAGATCGTCGCCAACGACTCGCCCACCCAGGAGGTGGGCGGGGAGGTCTCCGCCGCCTTCACCCCCGTGGACCACCTCGCCCGCATGTACAGCCTCGAGGACGTCTTCTCCCTCGACGAGCTGAGGGCCTGGCTGGACCGCGCGGCCGCCGGCGTCGAGGAACGCAGCCCGGGCGCGAGAATCGCCTGGCTGACGGAGCTGAAGATCGACGGCCTCGCCGTGAACCTGCTGTACCGCGACGGCGAACTGGTCCGCGCCGCCACCCGCGGCGACGGGGTCACGGGGGAGGACATCACGCACAACGTCCTCACCATCGCCTCGGTCCCGCAGCGCCTCGCGGGCAGCGACCACCCCGAGGAGGTGGAGATCCGCGGCGAGGTCTTCTTCCCCACCAAGGAGTTCGCGCAGCTCAACGAGCGGATGGTCGCCGCCGGCAAGGCGCCGTTCGCGAACCCGAGGAACGCCGCCGCCGGCTCGCTGCGGCAGAAGGACCCCGCGATGACGGCGGAGCGCCCCCTCGACATGTACGTGCACGGCATCGGGGCGCGCACCGGCCTGGCCGCCGAGACGCAGTCGGAGACGTACGAGCTCCTCAAGGCCTGGGGGCTCCCCACCTCGCCCTACTACAGGGTCCTCGCCACCCAGGACGAGGTCGTGGACTTCATCGGCCACTACGGGGAACACCGGCACGACCTGCTGCACGAGATCGACGGCATCGTGGTGAAGGTCGACAGCTTCGCGCTGCAGCGCGCGCTCGGCCACACGTCCCGTGTGCCGCGCTGGTCCGTGGCCTACAAGTACCCGCCCGAGGAGGTGAACACGAGGCTGCTGGACATCCTCGTGAACGTCGGCCGGACCGGCCGTGTCACGCCCTTCGGCCTCATGGAGCCCGTCAAGGTCGCCGGGTCCACCGTGGGCATGGCCACGCTGCACAACCAGGAGGTCGTCAAGGCCAAGGGCGTGATGATCGGCGACATCGTGGTGCTGCGGAAGGCCGGCGACGTCATCCCCGAGATCGTGGGCCCGGTCATGGCCCTGCGCGATCCCGAGAAGGTCCGCGAGTTCGTCATGCCCACCGAGTGCCCGTCCTGCGGGACCCCGCTGCAGCCCGCGAAGGAGGGCGACGTCGACATCCGCTGCCCCAACGCCCGGTCCTGCCCCTCGCAGCTGCGCGAGCGCGTGTTCCACCTCGCGGGCCGCGGCGCGTTCGACATCGAGGCGCTGGGCTGGGAAGCGGCCATCGCCCTCACCCAGCCCGCCGAACCCGACGTCCCGCCGATCACCACCGAGGCCGAGATCTTCGACCTCACCCCGGAGAAGCTGGCGGACGTCCGGATCGAGCGGGACAAGAAGGTCAAGGGCGTGGTGACGGGCCGGGAGCTCGTGCCCTACTTCTACTCGAAGGGCACGGCGAAGAAGCCCTCCGAGCCGAGCGCCACCACCCGCAAGCTGTTCACGGAGCTGGAGAAGGCGAAGAAGCAGCCGCTGTGGCGGGTGCTGGTCGCCCTGTCCATCCGGCACGTCGGCCCCACGGCGTCACGCGCCCTCGCCACCGCCTTCGGATCCATGGACCGGATCCGGGCTGCCAGTGAGGAGGAGCTCGCGCACGTCGACGGCGTCGGCCCCACCATCGCCGTCGCCCTGAAGGAGTGGTTCGCGGAGGACTGGCACCGGGAGATCGTGGACCGGTGGGCCGCTGCGGGTGTCCGCATGGAGGACGAGGTGGACGAGAGCACGCCGCGCACCCTCGAGGGCCTCACCGTCGTGGTGACCGGATCCCTGGAGCACTACAACCGCGACGAGGCGAAGGAAGCGATCATCACCCGCGGTGGCAAGGCCGCCGGGTCGGTGTCGAAGAACACCAGCTACGTGGTGGCCGGCGAGAACGCGGGCACCAAGCTCGAGAAGGCCGAGGCGCTCGGCATCCCCGTGCTCGACGAGGAAGGATTCACCGCACTGCTGGCACACGGACCCGCGGCGCCGGAGGACGAGCCGAGCGAGGACGAGGAGGCCGCCGAAGAACTGGAGGCCGGAGCCGGCGGGACGGACACCGGGGACACCGGGGACACCGCATGAGCCCCATGTCGTCCCCTTCCGCGCTCCTGCACGTGGCCCGCCACGCCGCGGCGGCAGGCGCCGAGGTGCTCTCCCGCCGGGACCCGACGGCGCTCGAGGCCACCAGCAAGAGCTCGGACAGCGACTGGGTGACGGCGTACGACGTCGCCGCCGAGCGGGCCGTCCGGTCCGTCATCGGGGACTCGCGACCGCACGACATCATCACGGGCGAGGAGCTCGGCACCACGGTCCCGGCCGGGCAGCGCGACGGCGTCCGGATCCGCTGGTCGATCGACCCCCTGGACGGCACCACGAACTTCATCCGCAACATCGTCTACTACGGCACGTCCGTGGCGGCGGCCGATCAGGACGGCACCTGGCTGGCCGGCGTCGTGCACGCCCCCGCGCTGCGCCGCATCTACTGGGCGTCCCGCGGCGGCGGAGCGTGGCTGAGCGACCAGGGCAGGGTACGGCGCCTCACCGGGCCGGGCTCCGACCGGGGGCGGATCCTCGCCACCGGCTTCTCGTACGACGCCGCGACGCGGGCGGGGCAGGTGGACGACCTCGACGGGCTCCTCCACGGGTTCGGCGACCTGCGGACGCTCGGTTCCGCGGCCCTCGATCTCTGCATGGTCGCGGACGGCTCCCTCGACGCCTTCGTGGAGCGCGGGCTGCACGAGCACGACATCGCGGCCGGTGCACTGATCGCCGAGGAGGCGGGCGTCGTCGTCCTCCGGCCGCCGCTGCGGTCCGTGCTCGACGGCGGGCCCACCGAGGCCGAGCGCCTCGCGGCCGTGACGGTCGCCGGCGGTCCCGACCTCATCCGTTCCGTCACCGATCCCACATCCCTCGGGAGGCACCCATGACCACGCCGTCCTGGCAGAAGGTCCTGTCCACGCTCGCCGGCGAGCGGTCCCGCGAACTGTATGCGCGGGCCGTCCTCGGACAGCCGCTCGACGCCGCACCCAGGGAGGTGCAGCGCCTCGTCGACGCCGGGCTCCTGACACCGGAGCAGACCGTCGCCGGCGGGCTGTTCAAGGAGGTGCTCGCCGCTGCCGGGCCGGGCACGCCGAAGGGCGTGGACCGGTTCTTCCGGGAGGGGCGGATCGACGGCCTCCCGCGTGCCGGGCAGGACCGCACCGACCTGCTGGGACACCTCGCCGAGCGGTTGCTGCCCGCCGACGGGGAGATCAGCGAACCGGAGGTCAACCGGCTGCTCGCCACCGTCACGCACGACATCCCGACCCTGCGCCGCGCGCTCGTCGATCACGGCTTCATGGAGCGCTACCCCGACGGCACCGGCTACCGGCGGGTGACCGAGGCGTCCTGAGGGGTGTGGCCTCCGGTCCTGGGCCGCATCCGTTGCGCGGGCCCGCACCTCGGGTCGTCCGCCGCCGTCGCCCCGGAATGTCCCCGACCGCAGTGATAATGGAGCGATGACGGCTTATTCCGGCACGAAGGAGTTCGAAGGCGCGACCTTCGTCAGGGCGAGCTTCAAGGGCGCCACCCTGCGGTTCTCCGATGTCAGCGGTGTGACGATGCGCGGGGTCGACCTGGACGGGCTCGACATCGACAGCCACGACCTGTTCCTCGGCAGCCTCGTCGTCAACGGCGTCGACG
This genomic interval from Arthrobacter agilis contains the following:
- a CDS encoding ATP-binding protein; translated protein: MADAAPDPIVASLRRALEANPDDVVLRLHLAQTLLTGGDAAGAIAEASVALQADPGNRQALAVLAAAATALSTPAGPAAPATPAAPAGPAAPAGPAAPAGPAAPGASSGFDWEQAEHEVGSAVPPPFVERVPLGPTATDDADGAPVEVARDAVTLSDVGGLDDVKRRLEESFLAPMRNADVARAFGKSLRGGLLLYGPPGCGKTFLARAVAGELGATFMSVSMTDIIGAYMGETQQNLKRVFDTARAQAPTVLFIDEIDSIGMRRGSMAGGGAGWLRQMVNELLMQLDSMSGDNDGLYVLAATNNPWDLDEALLRPGRLDRSILVSPPDTGARASILRHHLRDRPIAGIDVEHLAAVTDGFSGADLEHVAVTAAEKAMMQSIAQGAISPITMEHLGAALREIRPSTAAWLESARNVVRFSNANGRYDDLAALLDGKKRR
- the ligA gene encoding NAD-dependent DNA ligase LigA, whose translation is MTTGTEDAAQTAGSGDRQPPGDELRAEYAQLAEEVRAHRTAYYQDAAPTISDAEFDTLFRRLEELEALHPEIVANDSPTQEVGGEVSAAFTPVDHLARMYSLEDVFSLDELRAWLDRAAAGVEERSPGARIAWLTELKIDGLAVNLLYRDGELVRAATRGDGVTGEDITHNVLTIASVPQRLAGSDHPEEVEIRGEVFFPTKEFAQLNERMVAAGKAPFANPRNAAAGSLRQKDPAMTAERPLDMYVHGIGARTGLAAETQSETYELLKAWGLPTSPYYRVLATQDEVVDFIGHYGEHRHDLLHEIDGIVVKVDSFALQRALGHTSRVPRWSVAYKYPPEEVNTRLLDILVNVGRTGRVTPFGLMEPVKVAGSTVGMATLHNQEVVKAKGVMIGDIVVLRKAGDVIPEIVGPVMALRDPEKVREFVMPTECPSCGTPLQPAKEGDVDIRCPNARSCPSQLRERVFHLAGRGAFDIEALGWEAAIALTQPAEPDVPPITTEAEIFDLTPEKLADVRIERDKKVKGVVTGRELVPYFYSKGTAKKPSEPSATTRKLFTELEKAKKQPLWRVLVALSIRHVGPTASRALATAFGSMDRIRAASEEELAHVDGVGPTIAVALKEWFAEDWHREIVDRWAAAGVRMEDEVDESTPRTLEGLTVVVTGSLEHYNRDEAKEAIITRGGKAAGSVSKNTSYVVAGENAGTKLEKAEALGIPVLDEEGFTALLAHGPAAPEDEPSEDEEAAEELEAGAGGTDTGDTGDTA
- a CDS encoding WXG100 family type VII secretion target; protein product: MSNITHGNNPQEMQELATLLTQKSEEINQMVSQLTTKLASTGWEGPDAGRFRSDWEGHRAKLTGIASELGTVSQTVQKNKQDQETASA
- a CDS encoding FtsK/SpoIIIE domain-containing protein — its product is MKLRLTLRREPEPAKDLAVTVDGLATVSDVARELYASDPGRAGAALPPGLSLTVDESYVAGGMRGRTLDPDRSLFESGLRPGSTVTLTQVSDQFDVPGQDRGPSVATLRVLAGPDAGKEFSLPVGASYLGRDRNADIRFSDPMMSKRHARINIADTIEIIDTNSANGLLMGGTRVNRATLTSADEVALGDTTISVVSLGRAGAGESTNPLVEFNRSPRVVPSFEVAPKTPPAGPKRPQPQRFPYIMMAAPLLMGMVMFAVTRSPFSALFALMMPLILVANYFDQRGTARRSFREAVEQYTQAMAFFRKDMDRLQRVERAVRHAEAPSVADTVDSIYKLGPLLWTHRPEHASFLTLRFGTGTAPSRVEIREGSSNDTLAEYAEEIARVVEQYATIDDVPIVANFRLSGALGLAGPRGTVDDVARGLVTQAIGLHSPAELVLTSLTSVGSKARWGWLQWLPHAGSVHSPLAGDHLAAGPAAGAALLSQLEDLIAARSGRRSGAALRGRLELKDVELPAPLVPSVLVVVEDDAPVDRARLTRVAELGADVGVHLLWIATSVPALPAACRDFLAVDGDAANVSGQVRLGRLSTPVSCESVDEALAGQLARMLTPVIDVGTPVDDDSDLPRAVSYVTLAGHDLMEATAAVADRWTENNSVAASAVPNRKHQGSLRALVGSKGVEPMYLDLKTEGPHALVGGTTGAGKSEFLQSWVLGMAAAYSPDRLTFLFVDYKGGAAFAECVQLPHTVGLVTDLSPHLVRRALTSLRAELHYREHLFNRKKAKDLLAMEREADPETPPSLIIVVDEFAALAREVPEFVDGVVDVAARGRSLGLHLILATQRPAGVIKDNLRANTNMRIALRMADTDDSEDILGDPMAAYFSPTIPGRGAAKTGPGRIQGFQTGYAGGWTTRAPARPRIDIVEMDFGSGPAWEREGVEEVEEVGGPNDISRIVANVSQAAIELGIKPPRKPWLAELAAAYDFSKLPNPRTDERMLLGVADDPAHQAQPTVFYAPDTDGNMAFLGAGGSGKSAALRTLAIGAAVTVRGGPMQVYGIDCASNGLQMLDQLPHVGAILDGEDSERIGRLLRYLRGIIDERADRFAEVRAGTITEYRKLAGKPDEPRILLLVDGLSTFRENYEFKGSARHFELFQQIATDGRPMGVHVVVTGERTNALPPSLAASIQRRIVLRLAGKDDYAMLGVPKDVLSATSPPGRGLSDGQEIQLAIFGGNANLALQAREVEKLRDAMLRQGVPQAPGVLSLPETMDLDVLPMGAPGSPVIGVDDFNLEPAAIAARGGFMVSGPPGAGRTVALVTLAAALQRSSPQTRRIYFGSRKSSIASLPVWDEAYATPAAVQPELARLMALTTESDDAVAFFIEGVTEFTDSPAEMELSTLVKAAIKANQWVVGEAETSTWSSAWNLAGPFKSGRRGLLLNPGEIDGDTLLSTSVGRTAGNRFIPGRGYLIGRGKAYKVQVATTMGGAS
- a CDS encoding DUF2087 domain-containing protein, with amino-acid sequence MTTPSWQKVLSTLAGERSRELYARAVLGQPLDAAPREVQRLVDAGLLTPEQTVAGGLFKEVLAAAGPGTPKGVDRFFREGRIDGLPRAGQDRTDLLGHLAERLLPADGEISEPEVNRLLATVTHDIPTLRRALVDHGFMERYPDGTGYRRVTEAS
- a CDS encoding inositol monophosphatase family protein: MSSPSALLHVARHAAAAGAEVLSRRDPTALEATSKSSDSDWVTAYDVAAERAVRSVIGDSRPHDIITGEELGTTVPAGQRDGVRIRWSIDPLDGTTNFIRNIVYYGTSVAAADQDGTWLAGVVHAPALRRIYWASRGGGAWLSDQGRVRRLTGPGSDRGRILATGFSYDAATRAGQVDDLDGLLHGFGDLRTLGSAALDLCMVADGSLDAFVERGLHEHDIAAGALIAEEAGVVVLRPPLRSVLDGGPTEAERLAAVTVAGGPDLIRSVTDPTSLGRHP